Proteins from a genomic interval of Spiroplasma endosymbiont of Lonchoptera lutea:
- a CDS encoding IS30 family transposase encodes MYKYLTIESIIAIKEYKSYGFSIRKIAKAIDYSKSTVHRVCKLLNQNLLPLEILNQVQKNKQNAGRKLIILTLTEINTINHLLITKNYALDIIADFLKKNKIKNISTKTLYNMFKTNRMGFDEKNLLRKGKNKPHKQKETRGRINNCKSIHERNLIIPNIKNIQEFGHLEGDTIVGKDHKSSIITLADIWSKTTIPLKTKNHKAESITQSIIKFISKLIPGTIKTITFDRGKEFSKWKLIEKNCNVKIYFADAGKPCQRGLNENNNGILRRYLPKSTDLSSYKQKDLNSIAFQINSTPRKSLSYKRPIDLIQLF; translated from the coding sequence ATGTATAAGTATCTGACTATTGAATCAATAATAGCAATAAAAGAATATAAAAGTTATGGATTTTCTATTCGTAAAATAGCAAAAGCAATTGATTATAGTAAATCAACTGTACACAGAGTTTGTAAATTATTAAATCAAAACTTATTACCATTAGAAATATTGAATCAAGTTCAAAAAAATAAACAAAATGCAGGTAGAAAATTAATAATTTTAACTTTAACAGAAATTAATACTATCAATCATTTGTTAATTACTAAAAATTATGCTCTTGATATAATTGCTGATTTTTTAAAGAAAAATAAAATAAAAAATATTTCAACAAAAACTTTATATAACATGTTTAAAACAAATCGAATGGGTTTTGATGAAAAAAATTTATTGAGAAAAGGCAAAAATAAACCTCATAAACAAAAAGAAACTAGGGGCAGAATTAATAATTGTAAATCTATTCATGAAAGAAATTTAATCATTCCAAATATTAAAAATATACAAGAATTTGGCCATTTAGAGGGAGATACTATCGTTGGTAAAGATCATAAAAGTTCTATTATTACTTTAGCTGATATATGATCAAAAACCACAATTCCTTTGAAAACTAAAAATCATAAAGCAGAAAGTATTACACAAAGTATAATAAAATTTATTTCAAAATTAATACCAGGAACAATTAAAACTATTACTTTTGATCGTGGTAAAGAATTTAGTAAATGAAAATTAATTGAAAAAAATTGTAATGTTAAAATTTATTTTGCAGATGCCGGCAAACCTTGTCAAAGAGGTTTAAATGAGAACAATAATGGTATTTTAAGAAGATATTTACCAAAATCTACTGATTTATCTTCATATAAACAAAAAGACTTAAATTCTATAGCATTTCAAATTAATTCTACACCCAGAAAATCATTATCTTATAAAAGACCAATAGATTTAATACAATTATTTTAA